In one Thermanaerovibrio velox DSM 12556 genomic region, the following are encoded:
- a CDS encoding DUF1850 domain-containing protein: MVPLGFKLVVRDQRGVEVFSLPIYLGSRLVLRSEHSLERSQMEDQVVICDGKLWIWSTAVRTYNAGIPTEVPVGGVFLRDGEWDVFLGGRRPLPDDFRYRVGNAMFGKNQMFFCGERWDLFKVFPNRVLNFRLEAR; this comes from the coding sequence ATGGTCCCTCTTGGGTTCAAGCTAGTTGTGAGGGATCAGCGTGGTGTAGAGGTTTTTAGTTTGCCTATTTATCTTGGCTCAAGGTTGGTATTGCGCTCCGAGCATTCTTTGGAGAGGTCCCAGATGGAGGATCAAGTGGTTATCTGTGATGGCAAGCTTTGGATATGGAGCACTGCGGTTAGGACTTACAATGCCGGTATTCCAACGGAGGTCCCCGTGGGGGGTGTTTTCCTAAGAGATGGGGAGTGGGATGTATTTTTAGGGGGAAGACGTCCACTTCCTGATGATTTTAGATACAGGGTTGGCAATGCAATGTTTGGTAAGAATCAGATGTTTTTTTGCGGCGAGCGGTGGGATCTTTTTAAGGTTTTCCCAAATAGGGTATTGAATTTCCGTTTGGAAGCAAGGTGA
- a CDS encoding RluA family pseudouridine synthase, which produces MDFLISQELGLSRSYATKLIRMGRVMVSWSDRVKPALKVQTGGSVSVDLPPPEDLELQPEDVPFQVVYEDQDIVVVNKPAGLVVHPAPGHWRGTLVHGLLYRYPEMMELNGVRRPGIVHRLDGTTSGLMVVARNGLAMEGLIRSFKGRMVEKVYIAAVSGSPCPKEGEIRFPIGRDPGNRKRMAPVDWGRDAHTAYRTLWSHGGYSLLLCQIKTGRTHQIRVHMKAIGHPLVGDRLYGGACPRGWEVERVFLHSWRLSFQHPRTGKMMSFVCPLPDELIKFIVQVRRGL; this is translated from the coding sequence TTGGATTTTTTGATATCCCAGGAACTCGGTCTTAGCAGGTCATATGCCACCAAGCTTATCCGTATGGGTAGGGTGATGGTTTCTTGGTCCGATAGGGTTAAGCCGGCTCTTAAGGTCCAGACGGGCGGTTCTGTGTCGGTGGACTTGCCGCCCCCGGAGGATTTGGAGCTTCAGCCTGAAGACGTCCCGTTCCAGGTGGTATACGAGGACCAGGATATAGTGGTTGTTAACAAGCCCGCAGGTTTGGTGGTTCATCCTGCCCCTGGGCACTGGAGGGGGACGTTGGTTCATGGGCTCCTTTACCGGTACCCGGAGATGATGGAGCTCAATGGGGTCAGACGTCCAGGGATAGTTCATCGATTGGACGGTACCACCTCTGGTTTGATGGTAGTGGCCAGAAATGGTTTGGCCATGGAGGGTCTTATAAGGTCCTTCAAGGGTAGGATGGTTGAGAAGGTTTACATCGCTGCGGTCTCTGGGTCTCCCTGTCCTAAGGAGGGGGAGATCCGTTTCCCCATAGGAAGAGATCCCGGGAACAGGAAGCGCATGGCACCGGTGGATTGGGGTAGGGATGCTCACACGGCATACAGAACCCTTTGGAGCCATGGGGGCTACAGTCTGCTGTTGTGCCAGATAAAGACCGGCAGGACACACCAGATAAGGGTTCACATGAAGGCCATTGGACATCCACTGGTGGGGGACCGGCTTTATGGGGGGGCTTGCCCGCGGGGGTGGGAGGTGGAAAGGGTATTTTTGCACTCCTGGAGGCTCAGCTTCCAGCACCCCAGGACGGGGAAGATGATGAGTTTTGTCTGCCCCCTCCCGGATGAGCTGATTAAATTCATAGTCCAAGTTCGCCGGGGTCTTTAG
- the ileS gene encoding isoleucine--tRNA ligase — MTTDYKDTLRLPKTDFPMKANLAQREKEFLAFWAERDIYGKMQDKPDGAPTFVLHDGPPYANGHIHIGTAFNKILKDFIPKYKSMRGYRAPYVPGWDTHGLPIELKVLKEEGVDKDQLSPVDLRAKCAKYALGFVDVQREEFKRLGVLGDWDNPYLTLRPEYEAAQIEAFADMVEKGLVYKGQKPVFWCTDCQTALAAAEIEYEDEASPSIYVAYPMRKLSESMGQMPMDDLFVVIWTTTPWTLPASMAVAVHPQYQYGVFCASNGSRLIMAVERKEAFEAESGISLGEAIRVFPGAGLEGAIAGHPFYADRDIPLVLADYVVLDSGTGCVHTAPGHGVEDFETGVRYGLEILNPVDNKGFFVKDTPLVGGMSISDGAKLVMSTLAESGRLLFSGKIKHSYPHCWRCKRPVIFRSTDQWFVSVQAFREDAMGAIESVKWVPAWGRDRIGNMVRDRSDWCISRQRVWGVPIPAFYCEDCKKVVVEPPMVRRVAQVIRREGSDAWWTKSPEEMLGELCRCPHCGSNRLRKESDIMDVWFDSGVSHLAVLETRQELRWPADMYLEGSDQHRGWFQTSLLTGVATRGKAPFRQVLTHGFIVDGHGRKMSKSLGNVTSPQEVIDKYGADILRLWVASTDYRGDVRISDRILKNLVESYRRIRNTARFILGNLSDFDPSKHMVSRHDLMPFDKWALSRLQDLVEKVTKGYEEYEFHVPYFAVHQFCDNDMSSLYLDVCKDRLYADHCDGLSRRSAQSAMWEILISLTKILAPILSFTCEEIWQFARQMDPSLEESVFLSAWPSVDRTGLDDVEMKNWSRLFEVRGAVLRALEQARLNGMIGNSLEAQVEMDLAGYADLLNYFSLEFLEDLFMVSGLVVSGAMSSDAHVDEETGVRLAVSHSPYQKCPRCWKWKQEVKDLGVCGRCGEVLSKLG, encoded by the coding sequence GTGACCACGGACTACAAGGACACGCTTCGATTGCCCAAGACTGACTTCCCGATGAAGGCCAACCTGGCCCAGAGGGAAAAGGAGTTTTTGGCCTTTTGGGCTGAGAGGGATATATATGGAAAGATGCAGGATAAACCGGATGGGGCTCCTACCTTTGTGTTACACGATGGGCCTCCTTACGCCAATGGCCACATACACATAGGGACTGCGTTTAATAAGATTCTCAAAGACTTTATCCCAAAGTACAAGTCCATGAGGGGGTATAGGGCTCCTTACGTCCCCGGGTGGGATACCCACGGATTGCCCATAGAGCTTAAGGTCCTTAAGGAAGAAGGGGTTGATAAGGATCAACTTTCCCCGGTAGACCTGAGGGCCAAGTGTGCCAAGTATGCTTTGGGTTTCGTGGATGTTCAAAGGGAGGAGTTTAAGCGTCTTGGGGTTTTGGGGGATTGGGATAATCCCTATCTCACCCTTAGACCAGAGTATGAGGCTGCTCAAATAGAGGCATTTGCCGACATGGTGGAGAAGGGATTGGTTTACAAAGGGCAGAAGCCGGTGTTCTGGTGTACCGATTGCCAAACAGCCCTTGCTGCCGCGGAGATAGAGTACGAAGATGAGGCTTCCCCTTCAATCTACGTGGCTTATCCAATGAGAAAGCTTAGCGAGTCCATGGGGCAGATGCCGATGGATGACCTCTTCGTGGTCATATGGACCACAACGCCTTGGACACTTCCTGCCAGCATGGCGGTGGCGGTTCACCCGCAGTATCAGTATGGTGTTTTCTGTGCCTCCAACGGAAGCCGTTTGATCATGGCTGTGGAGCGCAAGGAGGCATTTGAAGCGGAGTCCGGTATTTCCCTTGGTGAGGCGATAAGGGTTTTCCCAGGGGCAGGGTTAGAGGGGGCTATTGCGGGGCATCCCTTCTATGCTGATCGGGATATCCCATTGGTATTAGCAGATTATGTGGTGCTTGACTCCGGTACCGGCTGTGTCCACACCGCCCCTGGGCATGGGGTGGAGGACTTTGAAACCGGAGTCCGATATGGGCTTGAGATCCTCAACCCTGTGGACAACAAGGGGTTTTTTGTTAAGGACACCCCATTGGTGGGTGGCATGTCCATATCCGATGGGGCCAAGTTAGTAATGAGCACTTTGGCTGAGTCCGGTAGGCTTCTATTCAGTGGCAAGATAAAGCACTCATACCCTCACTGTTGGCGATGCAAGAGGCCTGTTATCTTCAGGTCCACCGATCAGTGGTTTGTATCCGTCCAGGCTTTCCGGGAGGATGCCATGGGGGCTATTGAGTCGGTTAAGTGGGTGCCCGCCTGGGGTAGGGACAGGATAGGCAATATGGTTAGGGACAGGTCTGATTGGTGCATAAGCCGTCAGCGGGTCTGGGGGGTGCCAATACCGGCGTTTTACTGTGAGGATTGCAAAAAGGTCGTTGTGGAACCTCCTATGGTAAGGCGGGTTGCTCAGGTCATCCGCCGGGAGGGAAGTGATGCTTGGTGGACCAAATCGCCGGAAGAGATGCTGGGGGAGTTGTGCCGCTGTCCCCATTGTGGTTCAAACCGGCTGCGCAAGGAAAGCGACATCATGGACGTATGGTTTGACTCTGGGGTTAGCCATCTTGCGGTTCTTGAGACTCGGCAGGAACTTCGGTGGCCTGCGGATATGTATCTAGAGGGAAGCGATCAGCATCGTGGGTGGTTCCAGACATCTCTGCTGACCGGTGTTGCCACCAGGGGCAAGGCTCCTTTCCGCCAGGTCCTTACCCATGGCTTTATAGTTGATGGGCATGGGCGGAAGATGTCCAAGTCCTTGGGGAACGTTACCAGCCCTCAGGAGGTAATAGACAAGTATGGAGCGGACATACTGAGGCTTTGGGTTGCTTCCACTGATTATCGCGGTGATGTTAGGATATCAGACAGGATACTTAAAAACCTGGTTGAGTCGTACAGGAGGATAAGAAACACTGCCCGCTTCATACTAGGTAACCTGTCTGATTTTGACCCTTCCAAGCACATGGTAAGCCGTCACGATCTCATGCCCTTTGATAAATGGGCTTTGAGCAGGCTTCAGGATCTGGTGGAGAAGGTTACAAAGGGGTATGAGGAATACGAGTTCCACGTTCCATATTTTGCGGTTCATCAATTCTGTGACAACGATATGAGTTCTTTGTACCTTGACGTATGTAAGGACCGGTTGTACGCGGATCACTGCGATGGTCTGTCAAGGCGAAGCGCCCAAAGTGCCATGTGGGAAATACTGATATCCCTTACCAAGATATTGGCTCCGATCCTCAGCTTTACATGTGAGGAGATATGGCAGTTTGCCCGCCAGATGGATCCTTCCCTGGAGGAGAGCGTTTTCTTGAGTGCGTGGCCTTCTGTGGACAGGACTGGCCTTGATGACGTGGAAATGAAAAACTGGTCCAGGCTGTTTGAGGTGAGGGGGGCGGTTCTACGGGCCCTTGAGCAAGCTCGTTTGAACGGGATGATAGGCAATTCCCTGGAGGCCCAGGTGGAAATGGATCTTGCAGGCTATGCCGATTTATTGAATTACTTCTCCCTGGAGTTCCTAGAGGATCTATTTATGGTGTCTGGGCTTGTTGTATCGGGTGCCATGTCTTCGGATGCACATGTTGATGAGGAGACTGGGGTTAGACTAGCGGTTTCTCACAGCCCCTATCAAAAGTGCCCCAGGTGTTGGAAGTGGAAGCAAGAAGTCAAAGATCTTGGGGTTTGTGGCCGATGTGGTGAGGTGCTCTCCAAGCTTGGATAG
- the ribF gene encoding riboflavin biosynthesis protein RibF has translation MIWVMGYFDGFHLGHQLLLKEARRAAKERGRGWGVLSFTAHPREVLLDKPMGLLFSRRERKILSRYLGVPVMEEIPFDRSVAEMSPSDFLHVVERKLAPSGIVVGENFRFGRGRVGDIGFLRDFSASRGWFFKALKCLELDGELVSSTRIRGFVESGAVYEANRLLGYPFMMLGRVVRGDGRGRGLGFPTANISLPHAKLIPGRGVYAAVAWVGGEWRGAALNIGYNPTFQGVRSLRVEAHLIGFHEDIYGSDIVIFPLKMIRDERRFSSSCELIKQMERDVEEARRISIEVPQGFIEHMGSVLVDEMPVVMKAKKIP, from the coding sequence ATGATATGGGTCATGGGATATTTCGATGGGTTTCACCTTGGGCATCAGCTCCTTCTGAAGGAGGCTAGGAGAGCTGCCAAGGAGAGGGGAAGAGGTTGGGGCGTCCTGTCCTTTACAGCTCATCCAAGAGAGGTCCTTTTAGATAAGCCTATGGGTCTCCTTTTCAGCAGGCGGGAGAGAAAGATCCTGTCGAGGTACCTTGGGGTGCCTGTTATGGAGGAGATCCCCTTCGATAGGTCTGTAGCGGAGATGTCGCCGAGTGACTTCCTTCATGTGGTTGAAAGGAAGCTAGCCCCATCTGGGATAGTGGTGGGGGAGAATTTTCGTTTTGGTCGTGGAAGGGTTGGAGACATAGGTTTTTTAAGGGATTTTTCCGCTAGCCGGGGTTGGTTTTTCAAGGCTCTTAAGTGCCTTGAGCTGGATGGAGAGTTGGTTAGCAGCACCAGGATAAGGGGTTTTGTGGAATCTGGGGCCGTTTACGAGGCGAATAGGTTGCTAGGATATCCGTTTATGATGCTGGGAAGGGTTGTTCGTGGAGATGGCAGGGGACGTGGTTTGGGGTTCCCCACCGCCAACATATCACTTCCTCACGCAAAACTCATTCCTGGCAGGGGTGTATATGCAGCTGTCGCCTGGGTAGGGGGGGAGTGGCGGGGCGCTGCTTTGAACATAGGATATAACCCCACATTTCAAGGGGTTCGTTCCCTCCGGGTAGAAGCTCACCTTATCGGTTTTCATGAGGATATATATGGTTCTGATATCGTTATATTTCCGTTGAAGATGATAAGGGATGAAAGGCGATTTAGCTCCTCCTGCGAATTGATTAAGCAGATGGAGAGGGATGTTGAGGAGGCTCGCCGAATTTCTATCGAGGTGCCTCAAGGGTTTATAGAGCACATGGGTAGTGTGTTAGTTGACGAAATGCCCGTTGTGATGAAGGCGAAAAAAATTCCGTAA
- a CDS encoding NAD(P)H-hydrate dehydratase, whose translation MFRLSLSAYDPNDVRLADQKAVQMGIPGEILMENAGAGAARAIIDRFGAFKKAVVLCGPGNNGGDGMVVARHLLTAGVDVAVVSTTSSRAGDSLGAERMYLGAGGRVFVSSEFSDRELLDFIRSSNLLVDGLLGTGSGGPPRGEVLRLIRLAGDAGVPVVSLDIPTGFDGRTGALLGDKGDFLSASLTVSFMALKSGLFFTPAFDSAGSLEVVPIGVPPCSVLPEEPAVTAIFPEDLPFFKPRLGSGYSKADRGMVLVIGGSDSFGGAPFLSALGALCAGAGWVVCGVPEKWSTCYAPIVPEAMIEPLPVDSSGSIVPEAYEHLMSRYGDKVKAIVLGPGLGRSEGAIALVGKVLSSWEGPLVLDADGLNAFSALGMDCSCVRSKVWITPHEGEAARLLGKSSSWIRGNRRDAAEALGKCFDGVLLKGRNSVLVFRQRMVVCCIGDPNMSIPGSGDVLSGIMGAIFARAGWSMDSAIFAVGLHAMAGQSLALKGRGDGILARHLADEVALVLGGMYR comes from the coding sequence GTGTTTAGGTTGTCCTTGTCAGCTTACGATCCCAATGACGTAAGACTGGCGGATCAAAAGGCCGTTCAGATGGGCATCCCCGGTGAAATACTGATGGAAAATGCTGGAGCTGGGGCCGCAAGGGCTATCATTGATAGGTTTGGGGCGTTTAAAAAAGCGGTTGTTTTATGTGGTCCCGGGAACAATGGCGGGGATGGTATGGTGGTGGCAAGGCATTTATTGACCGCTGGTGTGGATGTGGCGGTTGTGTCAACCACATCTAGTAGGGCTGGTGATTCTCTCGGGGCGGAAAGGATGTACCTGGGGGCTGGAGGCAGGGTGTTCGTATCCAGCGAGTTTTCTGACCGGGAACTTCTAGATTTTATAAGGTCGTCTAATTTGCTGGTGGACGGTCTCTTGGGCACTGGTTCGGGAGGGCCTCCACGGGGAGAGGTTCTAAGGTTGATAAGGCTGGCAGGTGATGCAGGAGTCCCTGTGGTTTCCCTCGATATCCCGACGGGGTTTGATGGTAGGACAGGGGCGCTCCTGGGAGATAAAGGGGATTTCCTTTCCGCATCTTTGACCGTGTCTTTTATGGCTTTAAAAAGTGGTCTTTTTTTCACCCCTGCCTTTGATTCTGCTGGTAGCCTTGAGGTGGTGCCCATTGGTGTGCCTCCTTGTTCGGTTCTACCCGAGGAACCGGCGGTTACGGCGATATTCCCCGAAGATCTACCCTTTTTTAAACCCAGGTTGGGAAGCGGGTACAGCAAGGCAGATAGGGGTATGGTCTTGGTCATAGGGGGGTCGGACTCTTTTGGGGGGGCTCCTTTCCTTTCAGCGCTGGGGGCTCTGTGTGCCGGTGCTGGTTGGGTTGTATGTGGTGTGCCTGAAAAATGGTCAACCTGCTATGCCCCGATCGTACCGGAGGCCATGATTGAACCTCTCCCGGTTGATTCCTCTGGATCGATAGTCCCTGAGGCTTATGAGCACCTGATGTCCCGTTACGGGGATAAGGTCAAGGCTATAGTATTGGGGCCAGGTCTTGGGAGGAGTGAAGGGGCGATAGCTCTCGTGGGTAAGGTCCTTTCGTCTTGGGAAGGGCCTTTGGTCTTGGATGCCGATGGGCTTAACGCTTTTTCGGCGCTTGGCATGGATTGCAGTTGCGTAAGATCCAAAGTCTGGATAACTCCTCATGAGGGGGAAGCTGCGAGGCTTCTTGGGAAGTCGTCCAGTTGGATTAGGGGTAACAGGCGAGATGCGGCGGAAGCTTTGGGGAAGTGTTTTGACGGGGTGCTTTTGAAGGGCAGGAACTCCGTATTGGTGTTCCGCCAAAGGATGGTGGTTTGCTGTATTGGAGATCCTAACATGTCAATACCGGGTTCTGGTGATGTCCTCTCCGGCATAATGGGAGCGATTTTTGCCCGGGCTGGCTGGAGCATGGATTCTGCTATTTTTGCGGTGGGCCTTCATGCAATGGCGGGGCAGAGCTTGGCATTAAAGGGTAGAGGGGATGGCATCTTGGCAAGACATCTGGCGGATGAGGTTGCCTTGGTGCTTGGTGGGATGTATAGATGA
- the acpS gene encoding holo-ACP synthase, protein MIIGIGVDMCSVSRMRRSINIGGFLERVFHEEELEYVSGSSRPEESLAGSFAAKEAFAKALGIGLSKLGLKGAWVRRTARGPVLCLDDRISEYARSIGVDKIFLSISHEREMAVAFVVLEGGV, encoded by the coding sequence TTGATAATAGGCATCGGGGTGGACATGTGCTCTGTATCCAGGATGAGAAGAAGCATTAACATTGGCGGCTTTTTGGAGAGGGTTTTCCATGAGGAGGAGCTTGAGTATGTAAGCGGTTCTTCCAGGCCCGAGGAGAGTTTGGCGGGGTCTTTCGCTGCTAAGGAGGCTTTTGCCAAAGCCCTTGGAATCGGGCTTTCCAAGCTTGGCCTTAAAGGGGCATGGGTGAGGCGGACCGCGAGGGGCCCTGTGCTATGCCTTGATGATAGAATTTCTGAGTACGCTAGATCTATAGGGGTTGATAAGATCTTCCTGTCCATATCTCACGAAAGGGAAATGGCTGTGGCATTCGTGGTTTTGGAGGGAGGTGTTTAG
- a CDS encoding DHH family phosphoesterase, which translates to MTPIPFFDLVEKFQRWIVVSHEKPDGDTLGCGSAVSSVLRSMGKKVIWCGPSDMPQIYSFFSSSGEYIRFSDPRDVRSSLGDDPVGWFFLDLSDFTRAMEYIPRLSGDVVVNVDHHGDNTFFGDYNWVDPSAAAVGEMVARMFRDLDIPLSGSVATDLYVAIATDTGFFRFSSVTPVTFDVAGFLLSRGVDVAFLDDALNRSMDEGILHLWGKALCRVASSGDGLVVVSWLDEDDFRQCGCGPASTEGLVNLIFSTPKSMVGAMVSRDCGDVSRVSLRTRRPVNAREIAALFGGGGHERAAGFRLNMSPEEGARMLLGELVSHVLQWISSDR; encoded by the coding sequence GTGACACCGATCCCCTTCTTTGACCTCGTGGAGAAGTTTCAACGATGGATAGTTGTATCTCACGAAAAACCCGATGGGGATACCTTGGGCTGTGGAAGCGCAGTCTCTTCGGTTCTAAGGTCCATGGGCAAGAAGGTCATTTGGTGTGGTCCTAGTGACATGCCCCAGATATATAGTTTTTTCAGTTCTTCTGGGGAGTATATCCGTTTCAGTGATCCAAGAGATGTAAGGTCCTCCTTGGGAGATGACCCTGTTGGGTGGTTTTTCTTAGACTTGAGCGACTTCACTAGGGCCATGGAGTATATACCCCGCTTGAGCGGGGATGTGGTGGTAAACGTGGATCACCACGGGGACAACACGTTTTTTGGGGATTACAACTGGGTTGATCCATCCGCTGCGGCGGTGGGTGAGATGGTGGCTCGCATGTTCCGCGATCTTGATATTCCCCTATCAGGGTCGGTTGCAACGGATCTTTACGTTGCTATTGCCACGGACACGGGTTTCTTTAGGTTTAGCTCGGTGACTCCTGTGACCTTTGATGTTGCGGGGTTTCTTTTGTCCAGGGGTGTTGACGTAGCCTTTTTGGATGATGCGTTGAACAGGTCGATGGATGAGGGGATACTTCATCTGTGGGGCAAGGCCTTGTGTCGGGTTGCCTCATCGGGTGATGGTTTAGTCGTGGTGTCTTGGTTGGACGAGGATGATTTTAGACAATGCGGTTGCGGTCCCGCTTCCACCGAAGGGTTGGTCAATTTGATATTCTCAACCCCCAAGTCCATGGTGGGTGCCATGGTTAGCCGGGATTGTGGGGATGTATCAAGGGTGAGTCTTAGGACCCGTAGGCCTGTCAACGCCAGGGAGATAGCGGCTTTGTTCGGCGGCGGAGGCCATGAAAGAGCGGCAGGGTTCAGGCTCAATATGTCTCCGGAGGAGGGGGCCAGGATGCTTTTAGGAGAGCTGGTATCTCATGTGCTTCAGTGGATTTCTTCTGATAGATAA
- a CDS encoding NFACT family protein: MLVKSQPFVITSPSLEVINMAFGPEMIRLQEAWINNTMKNALVDRGESCSEGILLDLRCHRRDITLFISWSTKLPGIFKITRSQKKDLITLFPRRSPLGELLNGHLAGAYLLEARQIQRDRIMALEFSKLVSSSVNHRITMIMELMDRSTNICLLQDGIILECHKRLYPDTSDRVLLPGNTYSPPSPMLSQPHAGLSRGMIRVLQGYPNYPSTAAEMEHLLYSQDPLKTEWQAIQKGKDLFPIPKGLAEEYLPTLKDPLELPSGIMEEHLIGEALATKRKKLLSIIDKKVTALQPQLPNPELLERANRIKSVAEFLMSLPQGREGGKLFITNWPGLEENTEVEIPNGTTPVEEAQRLFKEYRRLLRRHRASEERAPVVRGEIATLEEQRALLMGPISGQDLAALEAEIDTKGSKGNTRGKVRIPKGQEAPGVKRLNPSFGTIYVGLSAMGNREITFRIAKPDDIWFHVKDLPGSHVLLRPKDPKSPIAEEVLAVVASLAAWFSPARSESKAWVDYTQRKNLRPLPEKGVAGVRYKVFKSLLVQPKDPGELGL, translated from the coding sequence ATGCTTGTCAAGTCTCAGCCATTCGTGATAACCTCCCCTTCCCTGGAGGTGATAAACATGGCTTTCGGGCCAGAGATGATAAGGCTACAAGAAGCTTGGATAAACAATACGATGAAAAACGCCCTGGTAGACCGCGGAGAATCTTGCTCCGAGGGAATCCTCCTGGATCTTAGGTGCCACAGGAGGGATATAACCCTGTTCATATCATGGTCTACCAAACTACCAGGCATATTCAAAATAACCCGTTCCCAAAAGAAAGATCTAATCACCTTGTTTCCCAGAAGGTCCCCCCTGGGAGAACTCTTAAACGGCCATCTCGCCGGGGCCTATCTGCTAGAAGCAAGGCAGATCCAACGAGATCGGATCATGGCCTTAGAATTCTCTAAACTCGTTAGCTCTTCGGTTAATCATCGAATTACAATGATCATGGAACTCATGGACAGGTCCACTAATATATGCCTTCTGCAGGATGGCATCATACTGGAATGCCATAAACGCCTTTATCCGGACACATCCGATAGAGTACTACTACCGGGAAATACATACTCCCCTCCTTCCCCAATGCTTTCCCAGCCCCATGCGGGTCTAAGCAGGGGAATGATCAGAGTTCTACAGGGATACCCCAACTATCCAAGCACAGCAGCCGAGATGGAGCACCTCCTATACTCTCAAGACCCCTTGAAGACCGAATGGCAAGCGATACAAAAGGGAAAGGACCTCTTCCCCATTCCCAAGGGACTCGCGGAGGAGTACTTGCCAACGCTAAAAGATCCTCTAGAGTTGCCCTCCGGAATCATGGAAGAACACCTCATAGGTGAGGCTCTAGCTACCAAAAGGAAAAAGCTGTTATCTATAATAGATAAAAAGGTAACAGCGCTACAACCGCAACTCCCAAATCCGGAGCTTCTTGAAAGGGCCAACAGGATAAAGTCCGTTGCGGAGTTCCTAATGAGCCTTCCACAGGGAAGGGAAGGGGGTAAACTGTTCATCACTAACTGGCCAGGACTGGAAGAAAACACTGAGGTGGAAATACCCAATGGCACAACACCAGTAGAGGAGGCCCAGCGGCTTTTCAAAGAATACCGTCGCCTGCTAAGAAGGCACAGGGCATCAGAAGAAAGAGCTCCTGTTGTAAGAGGGGAGATAGCCACCCTCGAGGAACAAAGAGCCCTGCTCATGGGCCCCATCAGCGGTCAAGACTTGGCTGCCCTGGAGGCGGAGATAGATACCAAAGGCAGCAAGGGGAATACCCGCGGAAAAGTAAGGATCCCCAAGGGGCAAGAAGCACCGGGGGTGAAAAGGCTCAACCCATCCTTTGGCACCATCTACGTGGGGCTAAGCGCCATGGGGAACCGGGAGATAACGTTCAGGATAGCAAAGCCGGACGACATCTGGTTTCATGTAAAGGATCTGCCCGGTTCTCATGTGTTGCTAAGACCCAAAGACCCCAAATCACCTATTGCAGAAGAGGTGTTAGCTGTCGTGGCCTCTTTAGCCGCCTGGTTCAGCCCCGCAAGGAGCGAGAGCAAGGCTTGGGTAGACTACACTCAAAGAAAGAACCTACGCCCGCTACCGGAGAAGGGGGTGGCGGGCGTAAGGTATAAGGTGTTCAAAAGCCTGCTAGTACAACCTAAAGACCCCGGCGAACTTGGACTATGA
- the truB gene encoding tRNA pseudouridine(55) synthase TruB — translation MCFSGFLLIDKEEGLRSTACVELMRLKLGRSVKVGHAGTLDSGATGLLVLLVGRSTRLSEIVMSFTKEYFVDGVLGVSTDTDDMTGHVIQREKPPRISPEQMDRVIASMLGCRFQRPPAISAVHVGGRRAHEISRSGELPDIAPREVMIRRIDVLRYPDADGVFSLKVLCGKGTYIRSLIRDIGTALGTSASVLKLRRTSVGPLSSENALPSSVARDLCKEDLLAHVIPASEVLSILPFGEVPERLDKQCVNGGFIYARDLVGFRISPGLIAGGAVLVRHSAGGGIYRLADGGRLDCMVNMVL, via the coding sequence ATGTGCTTCAGTGGATTTCTTCTGATAGATAAGGAGGAGGGGCTTCGAAGCACCGCCTGTGTGGAACTTATGCGGTTGAAGCTTGGCAGGTCCGTTAAGGTGGGGCATGCTGGTACCTTGGATTCAGGGGCTACCGGGCTTTTGGTCCTACTTGTAGGGCGTTCTACCCGTCTGTCTGAGATTGTAATGTCCTTTACCAAAGAATACTTTGTTGACGGGGTGCTGGGGGTCTCCACTGATACCGATGACATGACAGGTCATGTCATTCAACGAGAGAAGCCACCTAGGATTTCACCGGAGCAGATGGATCGTGTGATAGCCTCGATGTTGGGTTGCAGGTTTCAGCGTCCTCCTGCTATATCCGCGGTCCACGTAGGAGGTAGAAGGGCTCATGAGATCAGCAGGTCTGGTGAGCTACCGGACATAGCCCCTAGGGAGGTTATGATCCGTCGCATAGATGTACTAAGGTATCCCGATGCTGATGGGGTGTTCTCCCTTAAAGTGTTGTGTGGCAAGGGTACGTATATTCGGTCACTGATCAGGGATATCGGGACGGCCCTTGGGACCTCTGCATCGGTGTTAAAGCTTCGCAGGACCTCTGTTGGCCCTTTATCTTCGGAAAATGCGTTGCCATCTTCAGTGGCCCGGGATCTTTGCAAGGAGGATCTGCTTGCCCATGTAATACCTGCTTCTGAGGTCCTCTCCATTTTGCCCTTTGGTGAGGTGCCGGAGCGTTTGGACAAGCAATGCGTTAATGGTGGATTCATATATGCTAGGGATCTTGTGGGTTTCCGTATCTCCCCGGGGCTCATAGCCGGTGGTGCGGTTCTTGTGAGGCATTCGGCCGGTGGTGGTATATATCGGCTTGCCGATGGGGGGCGGCTGGATTGCATGGTGAATATGGTGCTTTAA